The segment TGAAATCATGGGCGTTGGCCGCCTTGGCCGCCGCCACCACTTCCTCGAAAGAGGCATCCGTCTTTCCCATCCGGATATTTTCCAGCACACTGCCGCTGAACAGAATGTTGTCCTGGAGCACCATCCCGATTCTCCCCCGCAGACCGGACAGCTCCCAGTCACGTACATCCAGTCCGTCCACTTCCACGCTTCCCTGCTGAATGTCGTAGAAGCGGGGAATCAGCGAGACCAGGGAGGATTTTCCGCCCCCGCTCATCCCCACCAGGGCAATCGTCTGTCCGGGGGCAATCTTCAAATCGATCCCTTTCAGCACCTCTTCCCCGCTGTCCCGATAGGAAAAATGAACATCCCGAAAGGTGATTTCCCCCCGTGCCTGCGCAATGGAGCGGGCATGGGGAGAATCCTGGATGTCATAGGGTTCATCGAGGAACTCAAACACCCGGTCCATGGAGGCGAGGGCCTGGGTTAAAATGGTGGAGGCATTGACCAGGCGACGGATCGGCGAATAGATCAGTTGCAAATAACCGTAAAAGGCGGTCATTCCTCCAATGGTCAAGTTCCCCTGAATCACCTGGTAACCGGCAAAGGCGATCACCAGAATCGGTGCAATGTCTGTAATTGTATTGACAATGGCAAAGGTGTGCGCGTTCCAACGGGAATGAGCCAGTGCTTTGCCGAGATAGTGCCGGTTCTGCTTGTCAAACTGCCCTTGCTCATGCTTTTCCAGATTGAAGGCCCGGATCACGGAAATCCCCTGAATCCGTTCGTGGAGATGGCCCTGCATCTCTGCCAGGGCTTGGGAACGTTCCCGCGTGAGACTTCTCAACCCCTGGTAAAAATACTTGACCGCCACACCGTAGAGAGGGAAGACGGACAAAGAGACCAGAGTCATCCAGGGATCCATCCACAACATGATCCCCACTGCGATCGACAAGGTGATCAAATCGAGCCAAATGTTCATCATCCCGGTGACGACAAATTCTTTGGTCTGCTCCACATCGTTGATCACACGGGAGATGATTTGGCCCACTTTCCGGTTATTATAGTAGCGGAGCGACAATTTCTGGATATGGTCAAACAGCCGGTTGCGGATATCAAACAGGACCCGGCTGGCCGCCCACTGGGCAAAATACTGGCGGTAGTACTCTATTGGCCACCTCAGCACCGTAAAGACGAACAAAGCACCCCCGAGGATCCAGAAAAGGTGGTTCAGTTTTTCCTCCACGGGTGCATTTGTCATCAAAATGTCATCAACCACGTATTTCAGAATCAGAGGCAACAACAGAGGAATGCCGAATTTCAGCACGCCCACCACCATGGTTGCCGCAATCTGCTTACGGTACGGGCGGACAAAATGAAGGTATCTCCGAACACTCCCCAATGCAAACTCAACTCCCACTCTCAGATCGATTCATCTCATTATAACAGAGAGCGCAACTCCTAGAAGTGTTGTGAATGAGTGCAGGCCGGGTCGGTCGGGATTGGGTTTCAGGCAGGCGTGTTGATTAGCCATACTTTGGGTGGGGAGATCGTGTTCTACCACGCTCCGGTTGCCATCCAGCAAGGAAGTAATGACTGGCCGCTCCAAATCTGACCTTCGGGCAGGGGCAAAGCCTTACGGAAGCAACACAGGGAAGAATGTTGCCCCTAACCGCCCTCTCTCCAGATTCTCCGCTGGGTAGGATGGCAAAGGTCGCTTTGGCAGCACACGACTCCCTTCCACCGCACATTTTTCTGGTTAATCAACAGCCCTGGGTTTCAGTGTATGCCCGTTTTCCCGACAACAGCAAAAAAGCCGCCTGATCGGCGGCCCTTTTGCTGATTCAGCTCCGCGCTTTTTCAAGAGCGGGGAGCAATTTGTTGTTCAAAATCTTGATATAGGTTCCCTTCATCCCCAAGGAACGGGATTCCACCACACCGGCACTCTCCAATTTGCGAAGGGCGTTGACGATCACCGAACGGGTGATGCCCACGCGGTCGGCAATTTTGCTGGCAACCAACAAGCCTTCCGTACCCTCCAGCTCGTTGAAGATATGTTCTGCAGCCTCCAACTCACTGAAAGAAAGGGAGTTGATGGCCAACTGGACCACAGCCCGGCTGCGTGCTTCATCTTCAATTTTACCGGCCCGTTCACGAAGAATCTCCATCCCGACCACCGTCGCACCGTACTCGGCGAGCACCAGATCGTCATCCACAAACTTTTCATTGATCCGGGACAGAACCAGGGTCCCCAGATGGTCTCCACCGCCAACGACCGGCACCAGGGTGGTGTACCCGTGTTTAAACATGTCCTTCATTTCCACGGGATAAGCCGTCAACGGATCATCCACGCTCACATTGGGAGAGGTTTTTTCCACACCCATCAGCATGGTGGCATACTCTTCCGGAAATTGGCGATCTTTGAGATACTTCTGCATCCGTTCGTTCTCGATCTCATGATTGACGGCCAGACCGAGGATTTCACCCTCAGGGCTCACCACATACAGGTTGGCGCCGATCACATCACACAGCGCTTCCGCCACCTGATCAAAGTCCACCAAGTGATGGCCTACATTTTTTTGAAGAATTTTCGAGATTCGACGGGTTTTGTCCAACAAATCCATTTTCCTGTTCCCTCCATGGGTCTTGTGATTTTTCTGTGTTTTTATTCACAAATTGCACCGGGATTTTGTAGAATAACAATGGTGAATGGGGATGAACCGGGCAACGCCGAATTGTAAATTATGTGAGAAAGTGGACAAATCTCTGCACTTCTCCTATTATGCAATGTTCCCCGGGAATTGACATCCGTGTTTTGTGAACAGTTTTTGAACTCTTGATATTATTTGAAATTGCTTCCTCTGTTTCCATCAGAGGAATTTTTCCAATGACGGCCGCCAGAGAATCCATTCCACCTTTCCTTCAAGGAGTTCCTCCGGCACCTGCCCCACTCCGGGATAGCGGCTGTCCCTGCTCGCATAGCGGTGACGGTTGTCCCCCATGACAAAGATGCTCCCTTTTTTGACTGTCACCGGCCCAAAATCCCCGTCTTCGATGTCTGTGTCGATATAGGGCTCATAAACCTTTTTTCCATTACGATACAACCTTCCTCCCTTGATTTCAATCCGGTCTCCGGATACTCCCACCACGCGCTTGACCAGATACTTTCCCTCCCGGGAAGGATCCTTGAAGGTGACTACGTCATTCCGTTGCGGATGGGAGAACATAAAGTGGAGTTTGTTGATCAAGAGACGATCCCCATCTTCCAAAGTGGGCATCATGGAGGTTCCGTTGACCACGGACAGTGCCAGCCCAAACTGGTTGATGACCAGCGCCGCCGATACGGCCAACAGGACCGTTCGCAACCAGGAACCAAACCGGGGCTTACCACCCTTCATCTCGCATCACTTCACCCCATCAGTTGTTTTTCATAGGAAAGGAATAGATGAACACCCTTTTGCACAAACCCGGACGTAAAGGGCTCTCTGCCTGCTGTGACGAGATGTTCCAGTTCGGCGACCGCCGCTTCCACACGGTGTGTCACCTCACGGGAATAGCCGAGACGTCTCCGGTTTTTTTCGTATTCGTCACGATCCAACCAACGGGTTGTCAGATCCGGCTCCACCAACAGGTCCAAATCGTAGTCTGTATAGACCAACCCTTGACTCTCCAAGCTGTAAGGTGAAGCGATATTGCAATAGAAACGATGGGAGCCGGTGGAATCAACCATTATTATCGTATTGAACCAATGGTTTCTATGAAACTGACAGAGTGCCAACCCTTTTGAAAGCCACTTGCGCCCATCGGACTCCGTCACTTCCACATCGCGATTGGCCAGCAAGAGGGGGTCCCCCGGATCCAGCACCACCGAACGCTTCCATGAACGATGGAAAGCACCCCCGTGTTTTCTGCTTTCAATCCGGAGGATTTCCCCTGCCCGAACGGTTTTCATCACTTAATCTCCTTCCCATCTTCTTGTATTTCCAAAAATGCCAGATTATAAAACATAAAAATCAGAATTGATCCGATGAACCGCAACTGCAAAACCCTCTTCCGGATTTATCTTTGCGAGCGGGAATCTTGACATCCCCTCACAACCCCGTCATAATAAGTAAAAATCATAAGCTGAAGCAAAACGCGATGAAGGGACCAGCGGGACCGGATGTCCGTCCAGAGAGCAAACCCCATCGGCTGAAAGGGTTGCCGGCAACATCCGCCCCCGACCCACCCCGGAAGCGGGCGGCGATGAGCCGTGACGGACCTCTCCGTTATCGATGGGGAAGACTGCAGTCTTCCATGAGTGGGACACAATCGTGTCAACAAAGGTGGTACCGCGGAAGAAACCCTCTTTCGTCCTTGGGACGGGAGAGGGTTGTTTTATTTTTGTAAGCCAAAGGAGGAGTGGGAATGGCGGATCAACCAACAACCTGTTTCATCGGTGCCGGCTCCATGACGGAAGCACTCCTGTCCGGCCTGTTGAGCCGGGGGATGTCGACGGGGGAGAGAATCACCATCATGAACCGCCGGAATCATGAACGGGTCCGTCAACTGGCCCGGCAATACGGGGTCATTCTTCCCGCCGACCGTAAAACCGCTGTTTCCAGGGCGGATATCATCATTCTGGCGATCAAGCCGAAAGATGTGGCCGAAGCATTGGAGCAATGGGGCCGGTATATTCATCCCGGACAGCGGGTCATCTCCGTGATCGCCGGGATCTCCACCTCGTTTATCGAGGATCGTCTCACCACGGGAACGGCTGTCATTCGGGCGATGCCCAACACCTCCGGCACTGTGGGCCTGTCCGCCACAGCTCTCTGTCCCGGCCGTCACGCCGGGGAAGCCGACCTGGAGGAAGCCGCCCGCTTCTTTTCCTCGATCGGAATCACCGTCGTGGTGAAAGAGGAAGATATGGATGCCGTCACCGGTCTTTCCGGAAGCGGCCCCGCCTATATCTACTATCTGGTGGAGGCACTGGAGAAGGCAGGGGTGACCATGGGTCTCACTCCCGCCGTCTCCCGCCGCCTCACCCTGCAAACCCTGCTGGGGGCGGCCAAAATGTTGCAGGAAACCGGGGAAGAACCGGCGGAGCTTCGAAGAAAGGTCTCTTCACCCGGCGGTACGACGATGGCCGGTCTGGAAACCCTCGCCCGCCACCGGTTTCAGGATGCATTGATTCTGGCTGTGCAACAAGCGTGCAGGCGATCCCGGGAATTGGGTCGCTCCTCTGCAGGCAAATAAAATCCCTCTCCTGCCGGAGAGGGATTTTCCCCGTTGGCGTCGCTATGGCTGAATGGCTTTCAGACCGAAACCTTCCGGATGGAGAGATATTCCTTGGCCAGGTCGACCGCTTTGCCCACACGGAGATAACCGGCCTGGTCCCCTGCCATTTTCCGGGCGGTGGACATCAAGATGCTTTTGACATCATTGGGGCTCAGTTGGGGATTGGCTTCCAACAGAAGGGCCACAACCCCCGCACAGAAGGGAGTCGCCATTGATGTGCCGGAGAGATTGATGTAATGTTCACCCACCCGGTTTTCCGGCAATTGCCGCTCCAGGGGAGAATCCGGAACCGACAGGGAGATGATATTGGTCCCAGGGGCATAGACATCCGGCTTGACCAACAGATCGATGGTCGGCCCCCGGCTGGAATAAGAAGCTTTGATGTCGTCGCTGTCATCGGGGGTGTTACGGTCATCTGCGGCTCCGACAGTCAGGATGAGGGGGTCCAGTCCAGGGGTACTGATGGTCCCCGGGATCGGACCTTCGTTGCCCGCTGCGGCCAAAACCACAATTCCACGATGCCAGGCTGCTTCCACCGCTTGTGCCAGGGGGTCGTCCCGATAAGATTCAAAGGCCGGTGCTCCAAGAGAGAGGGAAAGGATGCGGATTCCGTATTTCTCCTTGTTCTCCACACACCAGTCCACACCCTTGATCACAGTGGAGAGCTGACCGCTCCCATCCTTGTCGAGCACCTTCACCCCGACCAGCTCCGCTTCCGGAGCCGGACCGGCATACAAACCTTCCGATTGGTACCCGTTGCCGGCGGCATCCCCCGCACAGTGCGTCCCGTGTCCTTGGTCATCGTAGGGCTCTTTACGACCGTGGACCAGATCTTCGAAAGCGACAATCCGGGGGTCAGGCTTCATCAGGTCATCGTGGGGATGGATCCCCGTGTCAACCACGGCGATCGTCACCCCTTTCCCCGTCAAACCTTCCTGAACCCGGACATCAGTCACTCCGACGGATTTGGTGGCGATATCGAGAAAGGCCCGCACTTCCCGGTCGTGATAAATTTTGTAGACTCCCTCATGATCCATCAGATCCCGGATCGTTTTGGGGCTGATTTTTCCGTAAATACCACCCACCAATCCCAACTCGCCGCCATATCGGTTGCAGGAGGAACTTTTGCAGAGATCGATCGCGTCCTGGTGCCGGGAAGGATCGGCCTCCCGGTTCAGCTTGACGATCACCGGGATCACATCTTCGTCCTCACGGCCGCCGATATCCCGAAACCGCTTCATTTCCCGGATGAGTCCCGGATCAAAGCGGTCCGGTTTCTCAAACCAAGCTGTCTCTCTCTTGCTCATCATTCACACCTCCTACCCATAAATTGGCGATTTCCATGTGAATTTCCTGCTTGTGTCATTATTTTTTCTGGATTAAATGATTCAAACATTCCGATAAATTTTTCGAAAAATGGGCCTGTCGGCGAATCAACCCGGGCATCAATAAATCAGCCGTCGTTGGATCCTTGCGGCCCCCATCGATTCAATTGGCAGAATCCAACACATCCTGCAGGTTATACAGCCATTTTTTCTCCAAAATCGAAGACTGGCAGGTTCCCTGATAACCGAGATGACGGTAAAAAGGAAACAACTTTTCCGTCCCTTCATCCACCATCACCTGAATCCGGCGAACACCCTTGCTGTAAAATCGTTTCTCCAACAGCTCTGCCAGTTGACGTCCCACTCCGCACCCTTGGAACTCGGGATGTACCGCAAGACAGTAGAAAAAGCCGGTGTCTTTTTCCATCGTCCCCACGATGGCACCGACCACCCGTCCCTCTGTTTCAGCCACCACCACCAGATCCCGGTCACAGGCCAGCTGTTTGGACAAGATTTTCAACGTCTCCTGTTCCCGTTGACGGGAAGCCGTCAACTGCCAGATGGACGTTACCGCATGGATATCGGAAAGTTGAAAAGAACGCAGATTCATAGATAAGTCCTCCTGTGACGATGGTTAGATAAGTGTACTAAAAAGGGGGCCGCCAGTGCAATTGTGATCTTTCTGTGAAGAAAACGCTTACTCTCCCTCGATAAATCCCGTTTCTCCCGTTTTTTACTCCATACGCTTTTCCTGAAAACCGGGGGTTCAAACTCCGGAAACAGCGATCCCGTCTGCATCCTGCCCTTTGATCCGGGATATTTCCCCCGCCAACAACCAGGTCCAGATCACCATCATAAACAAGGAGCAAGCGATGAACCAGAGTGCCAGCCGTTCCTCCCAGCGAAAGACGATGGCAGAGATCAGCAGAAAGCTCCAGACACTGAAGGAATACCCCGCAAACCGGCTGGTGAATTGCGCCGTACGATACATGACCGCAGTGTATATATAGCCGCTCACTGCAAAACATGAGCAGCTGAACAATCCGAACAGCCGGGACAAAAGCTGTTCCCACTCCATGATGTACCTCGCCAATCGTTCCGTGGGAAGCTCCAGGAACATGCGGGAAAGTTCCGGCATAAAGGTGATCTGGATGAAGTCATGCAACATCCAGGAAGCGGCACCGATCACCCAAATCATCAGAGCCATCTGCAGAATGGGCCGGTATGCCGCAGCCAGAACCCGGGTCAAGACCACCGCCGTCAACAGATTCAAGCCCCATGACCAAACGATGGCCGTCTCATTGTGGTTGATATACAGCATTCGGTTCCCCAGTGAATCAGGATCCAATTGTACGGGATAAAGAATGATCAACACCACTGAGGAAAAAATGACCACCGCCGCTCCCCGTGTCAACCAGAAGGACCAATCGATCCTCCCCTTTATTTTCCGCCCCGGCCCCTTCATTCATTCCCACCCTTTCGTCTGGGAGTTGCTGTTTTATGCTATATCTATGTCGGATCTATCAATCTATTTCACATTTCATTGAAATCACTATGAAATCAGTTTTGTCACGAATCACAGTTTCTATACCATTTGGCCGCCTCGGATCTCCCCCCCTTCATACATATTTCCCTGTCATGCATGAAATGAGCCGGGACTCTCATACTGTTGACGAGGTGATATTCAGATGTATTCGGGCAGAATGATGGACGAATTGACCGATGTACCTCTTCCGGAGCGGGACATGAATGAACTGAGCCACCAACACTTGAGCTTGTCCCGGATGGCCCCGTTCCTGAATCAACAGGGGATCCATCTCCATCAGCGGATCATCCGGGAAATTCCAACAACGGGAAGACTCACAATGAACATCGGTTCACCTTTTGACTTTCGGCCCCATCACAGCAAAAAGTCCTCTCCCGTGACGGAAGAGGACTTTATTTGATGTTTTACGGCGACGTAAATATTTCCACCGTCAAGTAACCTCCATTGGCGGTGGACTTGATCAAAACCGGTTTGGACAGGCTGTTGCGGAACTTGAAGTCCGGCCCGTACCAAGCCACCGTTGCATCCCGTCCTTTGGGAACATAGGTGACTTCCTTACTGTGGGAAAAACGTGCGGTCACTTCCAATCCGGCGTGATCCACACTGTTGTACAGGGTGGAAGAGGTTTGACAAATCCCTCCCCCCATCCCGTCGGTGAATTCCCCGTTGACGATGACGGTGGCATTTTTGTAACCCCGCTGTGCCGTCCGTTGTCCCACGGTTTTGTTAAAGGAGAACTCCTCCCCTGGACTCAACACCAGGTTGTTGATCGCTTGGCTGGACAGACGGACGTTGGTGGTCCGGTTGATCTCACCGGGGTTATAGCGCGTGGTGTACCTCCCGATCCGCTTTTGATCCACCTGTTCCAGCTGAGCGGCGGTCACCTTTGGCTTCAAGGTCTCCACCGGCAGTTTCCGGGGCTTGTTTATCCCTTTGGGGAGGTTGGCGATCCACGCCTCCACCTCCTCCACCCGGATGCGCTTTCCTTCTTTCTCCGGCTCAATCGGTGAACCCAACCGTTCCATACGGGCATCCACGGCGGAGATTTCCACATCTTTTTGCACTTTTTCAAACCATTTTTCCCACTTCTCACGATCCAATGTTTTTGGATCCTTGCCGTCAAAACCCATTTTCCCCAAATCCGCTTCCCAGGTTTGGTCTTCATAGGTGAGGATCCATTTGAGTGGTGTCGGTTTCACTTTCGCGCTCGTATGCCCAGTGATTCCCCCTGTCATGAGCAGGGTACCGAGCCCCAGCACCAAAACCCCCGCCGTGATCGTTCCCAGAGCCGTTCCCACGGGCCCCAGCTTCGTCAATGGCCGTCGCAACCCCGGTATTCTGGAGATCGTACCGGTGATTTTCTCTCCCAGTTTGCTCAACCATCCGGCAGTCGACTCTCCGGCAGGTGCTTTCTCCTCCGGAGCCGTCTCCTTTTCCGCCGCTGCGGCTGGTTCCGGTCCGGCAAAGGACAGCTTCTCCTGCCCGCCGGCCTCCAACCCGGATCGATCCGGTTCTTTCCCTGCTTCAGCATCCGCTGATTGCGGCTGTTCCCCATTCTCCTGCTCTTTATCGTGCGGGAGTTTGTTATTCTCCTCCAACTGCTTCCCTCTCCTTCAGACAGGGCTTGCGATCGATGCCCCCGCCCCGTCCGGTTGTTCCTGTTATTAGATATTGGAAACAGACTGTGGCTATCATTTACATATTCCGCAGTTTTGTGAATTGTGTTCCCAAAAAAAGGCGG is part of the Kroppenstedtia eburnea genome and harbors:
- a CDS encoding ABC transporter ATP-binding protein, giving the protein MGSVRRYLHFVRPYRKQIAATMVVGVLKFGIPLLLPLILKYVVDDILMTNAPVEEKLNHLFWILGGALFVFTVLRWPIEYYRQYFAQWAASRVLFDIRNRLFDHIQKLSLRYYNNRKVGQIISRVINDVEQTKEFVVTGMMNIWLDLITLSIAVGIMLWMDPWMTLVSLSVFPLYGVAVKYFYQGLRSLTRERSQALAEMQGHLHERIQGISVIRAFNLEKHEQGQFDKQNRHYLGKALAHSRWNAHTFAIVNTITDIAPILVIAFAGYQVIQGNLTIGGMTAFYGYLQLIYSPIRRLVNASTILTQALASMDRVFEFLDEPYDIQDSPHARSIAQARGEITFRDVHFSYRDSGEEVLKGIDLKIAPGQTIALVGMSGGGKSSLVSLIPRFYDIQQGSVEVDGLDVRDWELSGLRGRIGMVLQDNILFSGSVLENIRMGKTDASFEEVVAAAKAANAHDFITKLAEGYDTEIGERGVKLSGGQKQRLAIARVFLKDPAILILDEATSALDLESERLIQESLARLAKNRTTLIVAHRLSTITHADKICLMEEGRIVESGTHRELMARGGKYAHLFNVQHLDGSDVPVSRGTS
- the codY gene encoding GTP-sensing pleiotropic transcriptional regulator CodY, which gives rise to MDLLDKTRRISKILQKNVGHHLVDFDQVAEALCDVIGANLYVVSPEGEILGLAVNHEIENERMQKYLKDRQFPEEYATMLMGVEKTSPNVSVDDPLTAYPVEMKDMFKHGYTTLVPVVGGGDHLGTLVLSRINEKFVDDDLVLAEYGATVVGMEILRERAGKIEDEARSRAVVQLAINSLSFSELEAAEHIFNELEGTEGLLVASKIADRVGITRSVIVNALRKLESAGVVESRSLGMKGTYIKILNNKLLPALEKARS
- the lepB gene encoding signal peptidase I encodes the protein MKGGKPRFGSWLRTVLLAVSAALVINQFGLALSVVNGTSMMPTLEDGDRLLINKLHFMFSHPQRNDVVTFKDPSREGKYLVKRVVGVSGDRIEIKGGRLYRNGKKVYEPYIDTDIEDGDFGPVTVKKGSIFVMGDNRHRYASRDSRYPGVGQVPEELLEGKVEWILWRPSLEKFL
- a CDS encoding DUF402 domain-containing protein — protein: MKTVRAGEILRIESRKHGGAFHRSWKRSVVLDPGDPLLLANRDVEVTESDGRKWLSKGLALCQFHRNHWFNTIIMVDSTGSHRFYCNIASPYSLESQGLVYTDYDLDLLVEPDLTTRWLDRDEYEKNRRRLGYSREVTHRVEAAVAELEHLVTAGREPFTSGFVQKGVHLFLSYEKQLMG
- the proC gene encoding pyrroline-5-carboxylate reductase, producing the protein MADQPTTCFIGAGSMTEALLSGLLSRGMSTGERITIMNRRNHERVRQLARQYGVILPADRKTAVSRADIIILAIKPKDVAEALEQWGRYIHPGQRVISVIAGISTSFIEDRLTTGTAVIRAMPNTSGTVGLSATALCPGRHAGEADLEEAARFFSSIGITVVVKEEDMDAVTGLSGSGPAYIYYLVEALEKAGVTMGLTPAVSRRLTLQTLLGAAKMLQETGEEPAELRRKVSSPGGTTMAGLETLARHRFQDALILAVQQACRRSRELGRSSAGK
- a CDS encoding S8 family peptidase — encoded protein: MSKRETAWFEKPDRFDPGLIREMKRFRDIGGREDEDVIPVIVKLNREADPSRHQDAIDLCKSSSCNRYGGELGLVGGIYGKISPKTIRDLMDHEGVYKIYHDREVRAFLDIATKSVGVTDVRVQEGLTGKGVTIAVVDTGIHPHDDLMKPDPRIVAFEDLVHGRKEPYDDQGHGTHCAGDAAGNGYQSEGLYAGPAPEAELVGVKVLDKDGSGQLSTVIKGVDWCVENKEKYGIRILSLSLGAPAFESYRDDPLAQAVEAAWHRGIVVLAAAGNEGPIPGTISTPGLDPLILTVGAADDRNTPDDSDDIKASYSSRGPTIDLLVKPDVYAPGTNIISLSVPDSPLERQLPENRVGEHYINLSGTSMATPFCAGVVALLLEANPQLSPNDVKSILMSTARKMAGDQAGYLRVGKAVDLAKEYLSIRKVSV
- a CDS encoding GNAT family N-acetyltransferase, which translates into the protein MNLRSFQLSDIHAVTSIWQLTASRQREQETLKILSKQLACDRDLVVVAETEGRVVGAIVGTMEKDTGFFYCLAVHPEFQGCGVGRQLAELLEKRFYSKGVRRIQVMVDEGTEKLFPFYRHLGYQGTCQSSILEKKWLYNLQDVLDSAN
- a CDS encoding VanW family protein; protein product: MEENNKLPHDKEQENGEQPQSADAEAGKEPDRSGLEAGGQEKLSFAGPEPAAAAEKETAPEEKAPAGESTAGWLSKLGEKITGTISRIPGLRRPLTKLGPVGTALGTITAGVLVLGLGTLLMTGGITGHTSAKVKPTPLKWILTYEDQTWEADLGKMGFDGKDPKTLDREKWEKWFEKVQKDVEISAVDARMERLGSPIEPEKEGKRIRVEEVEAWIANLPKGINKPRKLPVETLKPKVTAAQLEQVDQKRIGRYTTRYNPGEINRTTNVRLSSQAINNLVLSPGEEFSFNKTVGQRTAQRGYKNATVIVNGEFTDGMGGGICQTSSTLYNSVDHAGLEVTARFSHSKEVTYVPKGRDATVAWYGPDFKFRNSLSKPVLIKSTANGGYLTVEIFTSP